A window of the Cheilinus undulatus linkage group 21, ASM1832078v1, whole genome shotgun sequence genome harbors these coding sequences:
- the LOC121529607 gene encoding G-protein coupled receptor 183-like: MERNASTFSSTSLPMPSPLNVTADINATVKPFSVFDGCELQVEGILFDLTLQIINVIVGIPANILVIAILIHNRKEPSTSDIFLGCLAFMDAYFGAMTPLSFLNLYHLQSKDMWSALKFSYGVKDTSGPLFLSCICLDRFIAVLFPILFGQIKHIKYRLSLSILVLCLTFAYSAAKVVGGLPNFERVFTGEVLATFAWMVACNVSILWALKKSRGAGKDDMHPMKKKAFKMVLSILCIIVFNYLPPVALFPFEDYYSPDMFRCYVQPVGFAFLNISSTIQPLVYLSRLEKLPFLPDSYVKKLCPCVSAENNKTPPAQNQQV; encoded by the coding sequence ATGGAGAGAAATGCATCCACATTCAGCTCCACTTCTCTCCCAATGCCATCCCCCCTTAATGTCACAGCTGACATCAACGCCACCGTGAAGCCCTTCAGTGTGTTTGACGGCTGTGAGCTCCAGGTGGAGGGCATCCTCTTTGACCTGACCCTCCAAATCATTAACGTAATCGTTGGAATCCCTGCCAACATTCTTGTCATTGCAATCCTCATCCACAACCGCAAAGAGCCCTCCACCTCAGATATATTCCTGGGTTGCCTAGCTTTCATGGATGCCTATTTTGGTGCAATGACCCCTCTCAGCTTCCTTAACCTTTACCACCTACAAAGCAAGGACATGTGGTCCGCCCTGAAGTTCTCCTATGGTGTGAAAGACACCAGCGGCCCGTTGTTTCTCTCCTGTATCTGCTTGGATCGCTTCATCGCTGTGCTCTTTCCCATCCTGTTTGGGCAAATCAAACATATAAAGTACAGGTTGAGCCTATCCATTCTGGTCCTCTGCTTAACTTTCGCCTACTCAGCAGCCAAAGTTGTAGGAGGCCTCCCCAACTTTGAGAGGGTGTTCACCGGTGAGGTTCTAGCCACTTTTGCATGGATGGTGGCATGTAATGTGAGCATCCTGTGGGCCTTGAAGAAATCCCGTGGTGCAGGGAAGGATGACATGCACCCCATGAAGAAGAAAGCCTTCAAGATGGTTCTGTCTATCCTTTGTATCATTGTGTTTAACTACCTGCCACCTGTAGCCCTGTTTCCCTTTGAAGACTACTACTCCCCAGATATGTTTCGCTGCTATGTGCAACCTGTGGGCTTTGCTTTCCTAAACATTAGCAGCACCATCCAGCCACTAGTCTACCTGTCCCGTCTGGAGAAGCTGCCTTTCCTCCCAGACTCCTATGTGAAGAAGCTGTGCCcctgtgtctctgcagaaaacaataaaacccCACCTGCTCAAAACCAACAGGTTTAG
- the LOC121529248 gene encoding zinc-binding protein A33, with product MKRMSLPEEDLTCPICCDIFTDPVLLACSHSFCRSCLKRCWDTGLRECPVCRKRATKSSAPSNLALKNVCEALLEVRRQSSVVVEDKTSCSQHGEKLKLFCLVDKQPICVVCHSSKLHKTHDCSPIEEAAQDCKDELSLSLKSLQEKLDSLKRIHKTSTDTFKYIKNQTLETQRLIKSQFEELHQVLYEEESARIAAVKKEEEEKIAGLKDKFKELSAEVLNLTEIISFIQEQLKEDDMVLLKNFKDTQERGKSVALGSDSMSGILIDMTKHVGNLKYRVWEKMLDQIEYTPVTLDPNTAHPCLILSDDLTSLHYSKQANCCPDNPERFHISAEVVGTATLGSGSHHWVVETGSNQDWLLGVASVSVLRNTEVSARPENGFWTLCFRDGGFRAMTSPPTPLTITVLPKQVKVQLDYNKGTVAFSDSADDTLIYEFTATFTEPLLPYFYTQSSHPLKIMPEKVLITMLRQ from the exons ATGAAAAGAATGTCACTCCCAGAGGAGGATCTTACATGCCCTATATGCTGTGACATCTTCACAGACCCTGTTTTGCTGGCATGCAGCCACAGCTTCTGTAGGAGCTGTCTAAAGCGCTGCTGGGACACTGGCTTACGTGAGTGTCCAGTGTGCAGAAAAAGAGCTACCAAGTCCAGCGCCCCTTCTAATTTAGCTCTGAAGAATGTGTGCGAGGCTCTTCTGGAGGTCAGGAGGCAGAGCTCGGTGGTGGTGGAAGACAAGACAAGCTGTAGTCAACATGGGGAGAAGTTAAAACTCTTCTGTCTGGTTGACAAACAGCCCATCTGTGTGGTGTGTCACTCCTCAAAATTGCACAAGACCCACGACTGTTCGCCTATAGAGGAGGCAGCACAGGACTGTAAG GATGAACTATCTTTATCCCTCAAGAGTTTGCAAGAAAAACTTGACAGTCTCAAACGAATCCACAAAACATCTACAGACACATTCAAGTACATCAAG AACCAGACACTGGAAACACAGAGATTAATCAAGAGCCAGTTCGAGGAGCTCCATCAAGTCCTTTATGAAGAGGAGTCAGCCAGAATAGCAGCtgtgaaaaaagaagaagaagaaaaaattgCAGGATTGAAGGATAAATTTAAAGAATTGTCAGCGGAGGTGTTAAACCTCACAGAGATCATCTCATTCATACAGGAGCAGCTGAAAGAGGATGATATGGTCTTGTTGAAG AATTTCAAAGACACCCAGGAAAG AGGGAAAAGTGTAGCACTTGGCTCAGACAGCATGTCTGGGATACTGATTGACATGACCAAGCATGTTGGCAACCTCAAGTACAGAGTCTGGGAGAAAATGCTGGACCAAATAGAGTACA CCCCGGTGACTTTGGATCCAAACACAGCACACCCCTGCCTCATCCTGTCTGACGACCTAACTTCCCTCCACTACTCAAAGCAGGCCAACTGTTGCCCTGACAACCCAGAGCGCTTCCACATCAGCGCCGAGGTGGTAGGCACGGCCACACTAGGTTCAGGAAGTCATCACTGGGTTgtggaaacaggaagtaatcaGGACTGGCTCCTGGGCGTGGCCTCTGTGTCTGTACTGAGGAACACAGAGGTCTCTGCTCGGCCCGAGAATGGCTTCTGGACTTTGTGTTTCCGGGATGGGGGGTTCAGGGCGATGACTTCTCCTCCGACTCCTCTGACAATTACAGTACTGCCCAAACAAGTCAAGGTGCAGCTGGATTACAACAAAGGGACAGTAGCTTTTTCCGACTCTGCTGATGACACACTCATTTATGAATTTACAGCaacatttactgaacctttGCTTCCATATTTTTACACACAAAGTAGTCACCCACTGAAAATAATGCCAGAAAAGGTACTTATCACAATGTTGCGCCAGTAA
- the tubb4bl gene encoding tubulin beta-4B chain, protein MREIVHLQAGQCGNQIGAKFWEVISDEHGIDPTGTYHGDSDLQLDRISVYYNEATGGKYVPRAILVDLEPGTMDSVRSGPFGQIFRPDNFVFGQSGAGNNWAKGHYTEGAELVDSVLDVVRKEAESCDCLQGFQLTHSLGGGTGSGMGTLLISKIREEYPDRIMNTFSVVPSPKVSDTVVEPYNATLSVHQLVENTDETYCIDNEALYDICFRTLKLTTPTYGDLNHLVSATMSGVTTCLRFPGQLNADLRKLAVNMVPFPRLHFFMPGFAPLTSRGSQQYRSLSVPELTQQMFDAKNMMAACDPRHGRYLTVAAVFRGRMSMKEVDEQMLNVQNKNSSYFVEWIPNNVKTAVCDIPPRGLKMAATFIGNSTAIQELFKRISEQFTAMFRRKAFLHWYTGEGMDEMEFTEAESNMNDLVSEYQQYQDATAEEGEFEEEGEEEVA, encoded by the exons ATGCGCGAAATTGTGCATTTGCAAGCCGGTCAGTGTGGAAACCAGATCGGAGCAAAG ttcTGGGAGGTGATCAGTGATGAGCACGGCATTGATCCCACTGGTACCTACCATGGAGACAGTGATCTGCAGCTAGACAGGATCAGCGTCTATTATAATGAGGCCACAG GTGGAAAGTATGTGCCCCGAGCCATCTTGGTGGATCTGGAGCCTGGGACGATGGACTCAGTCAGATCTGGCCCCTTTGGGCAGATCTTTAGACCTGACAACTTTGTCTTTG GTCAGAGTGGAGCTGGAAACAACTGGGCCAAGGGCCACTACACTGAGGGAGCCGAGCTGGTGGACTCCGTCCTGGATGTAGTGAGGAAAGAGGCTGAGAGCTGTGATTGCCTCCAGGGCTTCCAGCTCACCCACTCCCTGGGTGGTGGCACTGGCTCTGGCATGGGTACCCTTCTCATTAGCAAGATCCGTGAGGAGTACCCTGACCGCATCATGAACACCTTCAGTGTGGTGCCCTCTCCTAAGGTGTCCGACACTGTAGTAGAGCCCTACAACGCCACTCTTTCTGTCCACCAGCTGGTAGAAAACACTGATGAGACCTACTGCATTGACAATGAAGCTCTCTATGATATCTGCTTCCGCACACTTAAACTTACCACCCCCACTTATGGAGATCTCAACCACTTGGTGTCCGCCACCATGAGTGGGGTGACCACCTGCCTGCGTTTCCCTGGCCAGCTCAACGCTGACCTCCGTAAACTAGCTGTCAATATGGTGCCATTCCCCCGTCTGCACTTCTTCATGCCCGGCTTCGCCCCCCTCACCAGCAGGGGCAGCCAGCAGTATCGCTCCCTCTCTGTGCCCGAGCTCACCCAGCAGATGTTCGATGCCAAGAACATGATGGCCGCCTGTGACCCACGTCACGGCCGCTACCTCACCGTGGCTGCTGTATTCCGGGGCCGCATGTCCATGAAGGAGGTGGACGAGCAGATGTTGAATGTGCAGAATAAGAACAGCAGCTACTTTGTCGAATGGATACCAAACAATGTGAAGACCGCCGTCTGTGACATCCCACCCCGTGGCCTCAAAATGGCTGCCACTTTCATCGGCAACAGCACCGCCATCCAGGAGCTGTTCAAGCGTATCTCTGAGCAGTTCACTGCCATGTTCCGCCGTAAGGCCTTCCTCCACTGGTACACCGGTGAGGGCATGGATGAGATGGAGTTCACCGAGGCAGAGAGCAACATGAACGACCTGGTGTCCGAGTACCAGCAGTACCAGGATGCTACCGCTGAGGAAGGCGAGTttgaggaggagggagaggaggaggtcgCCTAA